The following are from one region of the Arcobacter defluvii genome:
- the cmoA gene encoding carboxy-S-adenosyl-L-methionine synthase CmoA, with translation MIDKVFNKSITKQFEFDEEVASVFDDMLNRSVPFYKEMQRLSINFACNFLNENDKVYDLGCSTASTLIELSKHCKHELKLIGIDNSSAMLNRAAKKAKAFGVEIELINADLHDVNYENAKLILSNYTLQFIRPLQREKLVKKIYDSLEEKGIFIFSEKVISSNSTLNKQSIDEYYEFKKTQGYSEFEISQKREALENVLIPYTEEENKKMILDAGFSHCETIFKWVNFATFIAIKN, from the coding sequence ATGATAGATAAAGTATTTAATAAATCAATTACAAAACAGTTCGAATTTGATGAAGAAGTAGCATCAGTTTTTGACGATATGTTAAACAGATCAGTTCCTTTTTATAAAGAAATGCAAAGATTATCTATTAACTTTGCTTGTAATTTTTTAAATGAAAATGATAAAGTTTATGATTTAGGATGTTCAACTGCCTCAACTTTAATTGAGTTAAGTAAACACTGTAAACATGAACTAAAACTTATTGGAATTGATAACTCTAGTGCGATGTTAAATAGAGCAGCAAAAAAAGCAAAAGCTTTTGGTGTTGAAATAGAACTTATAAATGCTGATTTACATGATGTAAATTATGAAAATGCAAAACTTATTCTTTCAAACTACACTTTACAATTCATAAGACCTCTACAAAGAGAAAAATTAGTAAAAAAAATATATGATTCATTAGAAGAAAAAGGTATTTTTATCTTTAGTGAAAAAGTTATCTCTTCAAATTCAACTTTAAATAAACAATCTATTGATGAATATTATGAGTTTAAAAAAACTCAAGGATATAGTGAATTTGAAATATCTCAAAAAAGAGAAGCTTTAGAAAATGTATTGATTCCATATACAGAAGAAGAAAATAAAAAGATGATTTTAGATGCTGGATTTAGCCATTGTGAAACTATTTTCAAATGGGTAAATTTTGCAACATTTATAGCAATAAAAAATTAA
- the bcp gene encoding thioredoxin-dependent thiol peroxidase, producing MLKVGDIAPSFCAPNQDDVEICSRDLAGKWIVLYFYPKDLTPGCTTEACDFTDKHSFFDDLDAVILGVSADDTQKHRKFIDKYDLTITLLSDTNKKMCEDYGVWQLKQFMGKEFMGVVRSTFIINPEGKIAAIWDKVSVRKKKSVKGEKIEILHVDEVKEKLQELQSN from the coding sequence ATGTTAAAAGTTGGAGATATAGCACCTAGTTTTTGTGCACCAAATCAAGACGATGTAGAAATCTGCTCAAGAGATTTAGCAGGAAAATGGATAGTTTTATACTTTTATCCAAAAGATTTAACTCCAGGTTGTACAACTGAAGCTTGTGATTTTACTGATAAACACTCATTTTTCGATGATTTAGATGCAGTAATTTTAGGTGTTAGTGCCGATGATACGCAAAAACATAGAAAATTTATTGATAAATATGATTTAACTATTACTCTTTTATCTGATACAAATAAAAAAATGTGTGAAGATTATGGAGTTTGGCAATTAAAACAATTTATGGGTAAAGAGTTTATGGGTGTAGTAAGAAGTACATTTATTATTAATCCTGAAGGAAAAATTGCTGCAATTTGGGATAAAGTAAGTGTTAGAAAGAAAAAGAGTGTAAAAGGTGAAAAAATAGAGATTTTACATGTAGATGAAGTAAAAGAAAAACTTCAAGAATTACAATCAAATTAA